The Haladaptatus cibarius D43 genome window below encodes:
- a CDS encoding 50S ribosomal protein L21e has translation MPSSHGPNHSTRNKLSNDPRKRGTSPPQRAVQSYEEGQKVHLKIDPSVRKGRFHARFNGRTGEVTGKQGKAYKVSIVDGKKEKTLITMPAHLRAQE, from the coding sequence ATGCCGAGTTCGCACGGACCCAACCACAGTACCCGTAACAAGCTCTCGAACGACCCCCGAAAACGCGGCACCTCGCCGCCACAGCGCGCAGTGCAGTCCTACGAGGAAGGACAGAAAGTCCACCTCAAAATCGACCCGAGCGTGCGTAAAGGCCGTTTCCACGCACGATTCAACGGTCGCACGGGCGAAGTCACTGGCAAACAGGGCAAAGCCTACAAAGTCAGCATCGTCGATGGCAAGAAAGAAAAGACGCTCATCACGATGCCAGCACACCTCCGCGCACAGGAATAA
- a CDS encoding YhbY family RNA-binding protein, translating to MGKQDLRKQAHDLDVTVWVGKSGLGAVTEELKNQLKNEDLVKVKFLRAARGDSSTDELAAELADEVNTELIETRGNTAVFH from the coding sequence ATGGGAAAGCAGGATTTGCGGAAGCAGGCACACGACCTCGATGTGACCGTCTGGGTTGGAAAAAGTGGCCTCGGTGCCGTCACCGAAGAACTGAAAAATCAACTGAAAAACGAAGACCTCGTCAAGGTGAAGTTCCTTCGCGCGGCCCGCGGCGATTCTTCGACTGACGAACTCGCCGCGGAACTGGCTGATGAGGTGAACACCGAACTCATCGAAACCCGTGGAAATACGGCGGTGTTCCACTGA
- a CDS encoding NAD(P)/FAD-dependent oxidoreductase produces the protein MTAKVVVLGAGYAGAGAIQQLEAELDDVDITWVSDTDYHLVLHESHRVIRDPRVKDKITLPIHEIKSPSTRFVQDTVEAIDTDERTVELEDGNDLDYDYLLVALGSDTAFYGIPGMAENALTLKGLDDALEIHDQVKEAAKTASRNDPAKVVIGGAGLSGIQSAGEVAEYRDKHRAPIDIYLVEAMDEIMPGQDPELQGTVKKHLLEKDINILTDDPITEATEEEIQFDEGEPLDYDVFVWTGGVTGRKALDDCNLDNQHNRVTAEANFQTSDDRVFAIGDSAIIDQGENPAPPTAQAAWQAAEVVGENIAREIRGQPLKTWTFDDKGTVISIGDDAVAHSVKAGGMDVPISTFSSAPAEILKKVIAARWIADITSWNRAFKAWDSL, from the coding sequence ATGACTGCGAAGGTTGTCGTTCTTGGTGCTGGCTACGCTGGTGCCGGAGCGATACAGCAACTCGAAGCAGAACTCGATGACGTCGACATCACGTGGGTGTCGGACACTGATTACCATCTCGTCCTACACGAATCCCACAGGGTCATCCGCGACCCACGAGTGAAAGACAAAATCACGCTCCCGATTCACGAAATCAAATCGCCGAGTACCCGATTCGTGCAGGATACGGTCGAAGCCATCGACACCGACGAGCGCACCGTCGAACTCGAAGACGGAAACGACCTCGACTACGATTACCTGCTCGTCGCGCTCGGCAGTGACACCGCATTCTACGGCATCCCCGGCATGGCCGAGAACGCGCTCACGCTGAAAGGGCTTGACGACGCACTCGAAATTCACGACCAAGTCAAAGAGGCCGCGAAAACCGCATCCAGAAACGACCCCGCAAAAGTCGTCATCGGCGGGGCCGGACTCTCCGGCATTCAGAGCGCGGGCGAAGTCGCGGAGTACCGCGACAAACACCGCGCGCCAATCGACATCTACCTCGTGGAGGCGATGGACGAAATTATGCCCGGCCAAGACCCAGAGCTTCAGGGCACGGTGAAAAAACACCTCCTCGAAAAGGACATCAACATCCTCACGGACGACCCGATTACGGAAGCCACCGAAGAGGAGATTCAGTTCGACGAGGGCGAACCGCTCGACTACGACGTGTTCGTCTGGACTGGCGGCGTCACGGGACGAAAAGCACTGGACGACTGCAACCTCGACAACCAGCACAACCGCGTCACGGCGGAAGCCAACTTCCAGACCAGCGACGACCGCGTGTTCGCCATCGGCGACAGCGCCATCATCGACCAAGGCGAGAACCCGGCACCACCGACCGCTCAGGCCGCGTGGCAGGCCGCCGAAGTCGTCGGGGAGAACATCGCGCGCGAAATCCGCGGTCAACCGCTCAAAACGTGGACGTTCGACGACAAGGGAACCGTCATCTCCATCGGTGACGACGCAGTTGCCCACAGCGTCAAGGCTGGCGGGATGGACGTTCCAATCAGCACGTTCAGTTCGGCTCCGGCGGAAATCCTGAAGAAGGTCATCGCCGCACGCTGGATTGCGGACATCACCTCGTGGAATCGCGCGTTCAAGGCGTGGGACTCGCTGTAA
- a CDS encoding 16S ribosomal RNA methyltransferase A: protein MGRSPHEGHGTRNPDALIRRAGVRADPNRDQHFLVDDRVVDRIPEYGTEMDFSHVLEIGGGPGVLTDRLLAVADRVTVVERDRKFADFLRREFADDCEDGRLTVVEGDALNVELPDFTACVANLPYGISSEITFRLLPLGKPMLLMFQQEFAERMAGEAGTDDYGRLSVTAQHYADVEVVEIVPREAFSPAPEVSSAIVRTTPRNPDYEVDDEEFFLDFVKAVFTQRRKTIRNAIRNTVHISGLDDGDAVVDALENPDTDVLPEDILRKRAGNVTPAQFAAMTRVADEYGRGGG from the coding sequence ATGGGACGTTCGCCACACGAAGGACACGGCACGAGGAACCCCGACGCCTTGATTCGACGGGCAGGCGTCCGGGCCGACCCGAACCGTGACCAACATTTCCTCGTTGACGACCGAGTCGTTGACCGAATACCGGAGTACGGAACGGAGATGGATTTCTCGCACGTCCTCGAAATCGGTGGCGGGCCGGGCGTGCTGACCGACCGCTTGCTGGCGGTCGCAGACCGCGTGACGGTCGTCGAACGCGACCGGAAATTCGCTGATTTCCTCCGTCGGGAGTTCGCGGACGACTGCGAAGATGGACGACTGACAGTCGTGGAAGGCGATGCCTTGAACGTCGAACTGCCGGATTTTACGGCCTGTGTCGCTAACCTTCCGTATGGTATCTCCAGCGAAATCACGTTCCGATTGCTTCCGCTGGGGAAACCGATGCTCCTCATGTTCCAACAGGAGTTCGCGGAGCGAATGGCAGGCGAGGCCGGTACCGACGATTATGGCCGTCTTTCGGTAACCGCACAGCATTACGCTGACGTTGAAGTCGTGGAAATCGTCCCGCGTGAGGCGTTTTCGCCCGCGCCGGAGGTGTCGAGTGCCATCGTGCGCACCACGCCGCGAAATCCCGATTACGAAGTCGATGACGAGGAGTTCTTCCTCGACTTCGTGAAAGCCGTCTTCACCCAACGCCGAAAGACCATTCGGAATGCGATTCGCAACACGGTGCATATCTCCGGATTGGACGACGGTGATGCAGTCGTGGATGCACTGGAAAACCCCGACACGGACGTGTTGCCCGAAGACATTCTTCGGAAGCGCGCCGGGAACGTCACACCTGCGCAGTTCGCGGCGATGACACGGGTCGCAGACGAGTACGGTCGAGGTGGTGGTTGA
- a CDS encoding elongation factor 1-beta — protein sequence MGKVAAKIKVMPQSPEIDLDDLQEKLEDSLPEGAKINGFERDNVAFGLVALLPTVIVPDDAGGTEAVEERFASVEEVESVEVQNVGRI from the coding sequence ATGGGAAAAGTAGCCGCTAAAATCAAGGTTATGCCGCAAAGCCCCGAAATCGACCTCGACGACCTCCAAGAGAAACTTGAGGATTCGCTCCCGGAAGGAGCAAAAATCAACGGCTTCGAGCGCGACAACGTCGCGTTCGGTCTGGTCGCGCTCCTGCCGACCGTCATCGTCCCCGACGACGCGGGCGGCACGGAAGCCGTCGAAGAGCGCTTCGCATCCGTCGAAGAAGTCGAGAGCGTCGAAGTGCAGAACGTCGGTCGGATATAA
- a CDS encoding metal-dependent hydrolase → MELTWYGHSTWHVTVGDTDLLIDPFFDNPKTDTDPEELDPDYLLLTHGHADHIGDVDRYEGTTLVATPEVVGYCNDEFGDYDAVGGMGMNLGGTVECGDAFVTMVRADHTNGIDTSYGATGGMPAGFVISDTKPTQVSDEESETFYHAGDTSLMVEMREVIGPFLEPDAVALPIGDHFTMGPAQAAIAVDWLDADFAFPMHYDTFPPIEQDPEDFAKEVDAMGCNADVRVLEGEESFDLSEELSY, encoded by the coding sequence ATGGAACTCACTTGGTACGGACATTCGACGTGGCACGTAACAGTCGGGGACACTGACCTCCTCATCGACCCGTTTTTCGACAACCCGAAAACCGACACCGACCCGGAAGAACTCGACCCGGATTACCTCCTTCTCACGCACGGGCACGCAGACCACATCGGCGACGTAGACCGCTACGAAGGAACCACGCTGGTTGCGACTCCCGAAGTCGTCGGCTACTGCAACGACGAGTTCGGCGACTACGACGCCGTCGGCGGCATGGGAATGAACCTCGGCGGAACCGTCGAATGCGGCGACGCGTTCGTTACGATGGTTCGCGCGGACCACACCAACGGCATCGACACGAGCTACGGTGCCACCGGTGGGATGCCCGCCGGATTCGTCATCTCGGATACGAAACCGACGCAGGTGTCGGACGAGGAGAGCGAGACGTTCTACCACGCGGGCGACACCTCGCTGATGGTCGAGATGCGCGAAGTCATCGGCCCGTTTCTCGAACCCGACGCGGTTGCGCTACCGATTGGCGACCACTTCACCATGGGGCCTGCGCAGGCCGCCATCGCTGTGGACTGGTTGGACGCCGATTTCGCCTTCCCGATGCACTACGACACGTTCCCGCCAATCGAACAAGACCCGGAGGACTTTGCGAAAGAGGTCGATGCGATGGGCTGTAATGCCGACGTTCGAGTGTTGGAGGGCGAAGAGTCGTTCGACCTCTCCGAAGAACTCTCGTACTAA
- a CDS encoding mechanosensitive ion channel family protein, whose protein sequence is MAQNLYRQIGDLAIIDIRILITVFVALSVVAVLVLAWRGYPRLQEQMPDALANVIVIGSVTVFLILAGVTMLFLWEVVNTALIFPADWEEWLTDLINNWTGVKVTLTVITLAVAYVAAGITKQAIERMTDQRDTFSQHQTQVMVRVAQVSVYVVAFAAVLGFWNVDLTGLLVGAGFLGIVVGMAARQTLGSLLAGFMLMFSRPFEIGDWVEIEEREGIVTDISIVNTRIQTFDGEFVMIPNEVVGGSTITNRSRKGRLRLEVDVGVDYEADVDRAAELAEDAMGEVDDALTVPSPQVVTKQFGDSAIVLGLRFWIDKPSARRKWRARTRVISAVKDAFDSEGVKIPYPQRELSGRQETGGFQVASKQERELGPTADGGEETGRRFGDEYKDDATSGDKTNGGDDK, encoded by the coding sequence ATGGCGCAGAATCTGTATCGGCAGATAGGTGACCTGGCAATCATCGACATACGGATACTGATAACCGTCTTTGTTGCGCTTTCCGTAGTCGCGGTACTCGTTCTTGCGTGGCGAGGATATCCGCGATTGCAAGAGCAGATGCCGGATGCATTAGCGAACGTCATCGTCATTGGTTCAGTTACCGTATTTCTCATACTTGCTGGAGTGACGATGCTGTTCCTTTGGGAAGTGGTCAACACGGCGCTCATCTTCCCCGCGGATTGGGAGGAATGGCTGACGGATTTGATAAATAATTGGACCGGCGTCAAGGTTACGTTAACCGTCATAACACTCGCCGTTGCCTATGTCGCCGCCGGAATCACGAAGCAGGCAATCGAGCGCATGACAGACCAGCGCGACACGTTTTCACAGCACCAGACGCAAGTGATGGTTCGTGTCGCGCAGGTGTCGGTGTATGTCGTCGCATTTGCGGCCGTCCTCGGCTTTTGGAATGTTGACCTCACCGGCCTGCTGGTCGGTGCCGGATTCCTCGGCATCGTGGTGGGCATGGCGGCCCGCCAAACGCTCGGGTCGCTGTTGGCAGGATTCATGCTGATGTTTTCCCGCCCGTTCGAAATCGGCGACTGGGTAGAAATCGAGGAGCGGGAAGGAATCGTGACGGACATCTCCATCGTCAACACGCGAATCCAGACGTTCGACGGCGAGTTCGTGATGATTCCGAACGAAGTGGTCGGCGGAAGCACCATCACGAATCGCAGTCGGAAAGGCCGACTCCGATTGGAAGTGGACGTCGGTGTCGATTACGAAGCGGACGTAGACCGGGCCGCGGAACTCGCCGAAGACGCAATGGGCGAGGTGGACGATGCGCTGACGGTTCCGTCGCCGCAGGTCGTCACGAAGCAGTTCGGCGACTCGGCAATCGTCCTCGGACTGCGGTTCTGGATAGACAAACCGAGTGCGCGCCGTAAATGGCGCGCGCGAACGAGGGTTATTAGCGCGGTCAAAGACGCATTCGACAGCGAAGGGGTCAAAATCCCGTATCCACAGCGCGAACTCTCGGGCAGGCAGGAGACGGGTGGCTTTCAGGTTGCGAGCAAGCAAGAGCGCGAACTTGGCCCGACAGCGGACGGTGGGGAAGAAACCGGGCGACGGTTCGGTGACGAGTACAAGGATGATGCAACGAGTGGCGACAAAACCAACGGAGGAGACGACAAATGA
- a CDS encoding OsmC family protein — protein sequence MPEVTTTSEAGYSAENDVRDFSLTIDATGEDAPDTLETLLAAYGSCYVPALRVGGEQRDAGDLGKIEITVDGELNDDDKLDAVSFDIKWETETDDETAQNVIDRAFELCKVHDALKDSLHAETSVETGAF from the coding sequence ATGCCAGAAGTCACTACCACGTCCGAAGCAGGATACAGCGCAGAGAACGACGTCCGCGACTTTTCGCTCACCATCGACGCGACGGGCGAGGACGCACCCGACACGCTCGAAACACTGCTCGCGGCCTACGGCTCGTGCTACGTCCCAGCCCTGCGCGTCGGCGGCGAACAGCGCGACGCTGGCGACCTCGGTAAAATCGAAATCACGGTAGACGGCGAACTGAACGACGACGACAAACTCGACGCCGTCTCGTTCGACATTAAATGGGAAACCGAAACGGACGACGAAACCGCTCAGAACGTCATCGACCGCGCGTTCGAACTCTGTAAGGTTCACGACGCGCTGAAAGACAGCCTCCACGCAGAGACGTCCGTCGAGACGGGCGCATTCTAA
- a CDS encoding RNA polymerase Rpb4 family protein yields the protein MTIFKEKLHEDYLTTAEAKELLAEIEQDRALDETREMPYNLSRAIEHVNRFAALDAEESHELVDELLELEKVDEPTAFKIADLLPKDRDELRAIYAQQRFALSGDELDEILNVVAKYE from the coding sequence ATGACGATTTTCAAGGAAAAGCTCCACGAGGATTATCTCACCACGGCGGAAGCCAAGGAACTGCTCGCCGAAATCGAGCAAGACCGAGCGCTGGACGAAACCCGAGAGATGCCGTACAATCTCTCGCGGGCCATCGAGCACGTCAACCGCTTTGCGGCGTTGGACGCCGAAGAGTCCCACGAACTCGTGGACGAACTGCTCGAACTCGAAAAGGTGGACGAACCGACGGCGTTCAAAATCGCCGACCTCCTGCCGAAAGACCGCGACGAACTGCGAGCGATTTACGCACAACAGCGGTTCGCGCTTTCGGGCGACGAGTTGGACGAGATTCTGAACGTCGTTGCGAAGTACGAGTGA
- a CDS encoding fumarylacetoacetate hydrolase family protein — protein MKRVRFRDPAGSVRTGEWTDNRIHFADDSYDPDEVEILAPTDPSKIVCVGLNYADHATERNKDLPDRPLLFLKPPNAVASHDDTITLPSGKERIDHEAELGIVIGEQCRNVAEENAMDVVAGFTCANDISNRDDQDKEQNWVRGKAFDNSCPLGPVMATPDEVPEDAAVRLRVNGELRQDSSRDQFIFSVPELIAEITTYLTLEPGDVVITGTPAGVAPLSDGDTVEVKIEGIGTLSHDVRIP, from the coding sequence ATGAAACGAGTCCGATTCCGCGACCCCGCTGGCTCAGTCCGAACCGGCGAATGGACAGACAACCGAATCCACTTCGCAGACGACAGCTACGACCCGGACGAAGTCGAAATCCTCGCGCCGACCGACCCCTCGAAAATCGTCTGTGTCGGCCTGAACTACGCCGACCACGCGACGGAGCGAAACAAAGACCTTCCAGACCGTCCGCTTTTGTTCCTCAAACCGCCGAACGCGGTCGCTTCCCACGACGACACCATCACGCTCCCGTCCGGAAAGGAACGAATCGACCACGAGGCGGAACTCGGCATCGTCATCGGCGAGCAGTGTCGCAACGTCGCGGAAGAAAACGCGATGGACGTGGTTGCTGGATTCACCTGCGCGAACGACATCTCCAACCGCGACGACCAAGACAAGGAACAAAACTGGGTTCGCGGAAAGGCCTTCGACAACTCCTGTCCACTCGGCCCGGTCATGGCGACTCCCGACGAAGTACCCGAAGATGCGGCAGTTAGACTGCGCGTGAACGGCGAACTCCGACAGGATTCCTCGCGCGACCAGTTCATCTTCTCCGTGCCGGAACTCATCGCGGAAATCACGACATACCTCACGCTCGAACCCGGCGACGTGGTCATTACCGGCACTCCAGCGGGCGTCGCGCCGCTTTCCGACGGCGACACTGTGGAAGTCAAAATCGAGGGTATCGGAACGCTTTCCCACGACGTTCGGATTCCTTGA
- a CDS encoding DUF655 domain-containing protein, which yields MSESESGREAMAVVLDFLPHGRAEDDRPQYQKEPVAYALTESDFRLLELTLEKEESVGIGDSIPVEPLEAREHIQKLREIEYDDLTSASQSELEHAVVDIIERDEERFVDFYNDAQPITLRLHQLNLLPGIGKKLRNNVLEARKRNPFESFDDLEDRVSGLHDPEGVLVERILEEIREDDLKYRTFARRD from the coding sequence ATGAGTGAATCCGAGAGTGGCCGCGAAGCAATGGCTGTGGTGCTCGACTTTCTCCCCCACGGACGGGCGGAAGACGACAGGCCCCAGTACCAGAAAGAGCCAGTCGCATACGCGCTGACCGAATCGGACTTTCGCCTCCTCGAACTCACGCTCGAAAAAGAAGAGAGCGTCGGCATCGGCGACAGCATCCCCGTCGAACCGCTGGAAGCCCGTGAACACATTCAAAAACTGCGCGAAATCGAGTACGACGACCTCACCTCGGCTTCCCAGTCGGAACTCGAACACGCCGTGGTGGACATCATCGAGCGCGATGAAGAGCGATTCGTGGATTTCTACAACGACGCGCAACCGATTACCCTCAGACTCCACCAGTTGAACCTGCTTCCGGGGATCGGGAAGAAACTGCGGAACAACGTGTTGGAAGCGCGAAAACGAAACCCGTTTGAAAGCTTCGACGACCTCGAAGACCGAGTTTCGGGCCTTCACGACCCGGAGGGCGTGCTTGTCGAGCGAATCCTCGAAGAAATTCGGGAGGACGACCTGAAATATCGGACGTTCGCGCGACGGGACTAA
- a CDS encoding HemK2/MTQ2 family protein methyltransferase has product MTDLAERRGMETNVYQPAEDSHLLAEVAAGDIDESDLVLEVGTGSGYVSEFVKNETNARVLGSDVNPHACANARERGVEAVRADLVSPFRDGGFDAVLFNPPYLPTDPDEERDDWMERALSGGESGREVIDPFLDAVGRVLAPDGRVYLLVSSLSGVEEVVSRASENGFSAVALRDESFPFETLSILKLVR; this is encoded by the coding sequence ATGACTGACCTCGCGGAACGACGCGGTATGGAAACGAACGTGTATCAACCGGCAGAAGATTCCCATCTGCTCGCGGAGGTTGCGGCGGGAGATATCGATGAATCCGACCTCGTGCTGGAAGTCGGGACCGGGTCGGGATACGTCTCAGAGTTTGTCAAGAACGAGACGAATGCTCGCGTCCTCGGGTCGGACGTAAATCCTCACGCATGTGCGAACGCGCGAGAGCGCGGGGTCGAAGCGGTTCGCGCCGACCTCGTTTCGCCGTTTCGAGACGGAGGGTTTGACGCCGTGCTGTTCAATCCGCCGTATCTGCCGACCGACCCGGACGAGGAGCGCGACGACTGGATGGAACGCGCGCTTTCCGGCGGCGAATCCGGCAGGGAAGTCATCGACCCATTTCTGGATGCTGTCGGGCGCGTCCTCGCGCCCGACGGGCGGGTGTACCTCTTGGTGAGCAGTTTATCGGGCGTCGAGGAAGTCGTCTCCCGCGCGAGCGAGAACGGATTCAGCGCGGTGGCGCTCCGCGACGAATCGTTCCCCTTCGAGACGCTGTCGATACTGAAACTCGTTCGCTGA
- a CDS encoding MBL fold metallo-hydrolase — MELDQHVYSFPLTFDRGDRETTIHPSGVETESGLILLDAGFPGQIEDLESALAEHGFELDDVELLVLTHQDGDHVGCAGELVTRTDATVVAHSGDTPAIEGDEAPIKSSGDRYPLVSVDVQIVENVVFRTEAGPLRVVETPGHTPGHVSLVLPEADLLLAGDATVADEDGLVGPNERFTPEMDDAIDSLGKLAELDVNRTLCYHGGFVEDSDVRATYESLTE, encoded by the coding sequence ATGGAACTCGACCAGCACGTCTATTCGTTCCCACTCACGTTCGACCGCGGCGACCGCGAAACGACGATTCATCCATCGGGCGTCGAAACCGAAAGCGGACTCATCCTCCTCGATGCGGGGTTTCCCGGGCAGATAGAGGACTTGGAATCGGCACTGGCGGAACACGGCTTCGAACTGGACGACGTGGAACTCCTAGTTTTGACTCACCAAGACGGCGACCACGTCGGTTGCGCGGGGGAACTCGTCACTCGAACTGACGCGACTGTCGTGGCGCATTCGGGAGACACCCCAGCAATCGAGGGCGACGAAGCCCCCATCAAATCCTCCGGCGACCGCTATCCGCTGGTTTCGGTGGACGTACAGATTGTCGAAAACGTCGTCTTCCGAACCGAAGCCGGCCCACTGCGAGTCGTTGAAACCCCGGGACACACGCCCGGCCACGTTTCGCTCGTGCTACCCGAGGCCGACCTGCTCCTCGCTGGCGATGCGACGGTTGCCGACGAGGACGGCCTCGTCGGGCCGAACGAGCGATTCACGCCCGAAATGGACGACGCAATCGACTCGCTCGGCAAACTCGCCGAATTGGACGTGAACCGAACACTCTGCTATCACGGTGGATTCGTCGAAGATTCGGACGTTCGAGCGACGTACGAGTCGCTCACGGAATAA
- a CDS encoding HVO_2753 family zinc finger protein, with the protein MSQTQKQARKCVSCGINISGTNAASFKCPDCGQTIYRCAKCRKQSNLYECPDCGFLGP; encoded by the coding sequence ATGAGTCAGACGCAAAAGCAGGCGCGGAAATGCGTCTCGTGCGGGATTAACATCTCCGGCACGAACGCCGCGTCGTTCAAGTGCCCCGACTGCGGGCAGACCATCTACCGCTGTGCAAAGTGCCGCAAACAGAGCAACCTCTACGAGTGCCCCGACTGTGGGTTCCTCGGACCGTAA
- a CDS encoding cystathionine gamma-synthase, with the protein MTDEDDFRFETRSIHAGQEPDEETGALMTPIHANSTYVQDAPGDHRGYEYSRTGNPTRTDLEDNLASLEGGEFGRAFSSGMGSINTVLNLLSSGDHVIASEDVYGGTHRIFTQVYADYDIEFSFVDMTDVDEVSDAVRDDTELLWVETPTNPLLNVVDIAAIVDIAEDADALCAVDNTFATPYLQRPLELGADIVSHSLTKYLGGHSDVVGGALITNDEKLDEQIGFYQNSVGATPGPHDCFLVLRGTKTLGVRMDRHCDNTRDIAAWLDDHEAIETVYYPGLESHPNHELAAEQMDDFGGMVSFELDASLEEAAEVVAETEIFTLAESLGGVESLIEQPATMTHAAIPKEERLAAGLSDGLIRASIGIEHADDLKADLQQAFDAVLN; encoded by the coding sequence ATGACCGACGAAGACGATTTCCGGTTCGAAACGCGTTCCATCCACGCGGGACAGGAACCCGACGAGGAAACGGGCGCGCTGATGACGCCGATTCACGCCAACTCGACCTACGTACAGGACGCCCCCGGCGACCACCGCGGCTACGAATACTCGCGCACGGGCAACCCGACGCGCACCGACCTAGAAGACAACCTCGCCAGTCTGGAAGGCGGGGAGTTCGGCCGCGCCTTCTCCAGCGGAATGGGTTCCATCAACACCGTGCTGAACCTGCTGTCTTCGGGCGACCACGTCATCGCCAGCGAAGACGTGTACGGCGGCACGCACCGAATCTTCACGCAGGTGTACGCGGACTACGACATCGAATTTTCCTTCGTGGACATGACCGACGTGGACGAGGTGTCCGACGCAGTCCGCGACGACACGGAACTACTGTGGGTCGAAACGCCGACGAACCCGCTGCTCAACGTCGTGGACATCGCCGCGATAGTCGATATTGCAGAGGATGCCGACGCGCTCTGCGCTGTAGACAACACCTTCGCCACGCCGTACCTCCAGCGACCGCTCGAACTCGGTGCGGACATCGTCTCGCATTCGCTGACGAAGTACCTCGGCGGTCACTCCGACGTGGTCGGCGGCGCGCTCATCACGAACGACGAGAAACTGGACGAGCAGATCGGCTTCTACCAGAACAGCGTCGGCGCGACCCCCGGCCCGCACGACTGTTTCCTCGTCCTCCGCGGAACCAAAACGCTCGGCGTCCGGATGGATAGACACTGCGACAACACCCGCGACATCGCGGCGTGGTTGGACGACCACGAAGCCATCGAAACTGTGTACTATCCCGGCCTCGAATCCCATCCGAATCACGAACTTGCGGCGGAGCAGATGGACGACTTCGGCGGGATGGTCAGTTTCGAACTCGACGCAAGTTTGGAGGAGGCCGCGGAGGTCGTGGCCGAGACGGAGATTTTCACCCTCGCGGAAAGCCTCGGCGGCGTCGAATCGCTCATCGAGCAACCCGCGACGATGACCCACGCCGCGATTCCAAAAGAAGAACGACTGGCCGCAGGGCTGTCCGACGGCCTCATCCGCGCCAGCATCGGCATCGAACACGCGGACGACCTGAAAGCCGACCTTCAGCAGGCGTTCGATGCGGTGCTGAACTGA